The following are encoded together in the Salvia hispanica cultivar TCC Black 2014 chromosome 6, UniMelb_Shisp_WGS_1.0, whole genome shotgun sequence genome:
- the LOC125193303 gene encoding putative FBD-associated F-box protein At5g56440 — protein MTEREQRDRISQLPNDILMSIISRLSLRDATATCILSTSWRHLPSHLTRLNFPPYNSFRGSLKKYTRMIDQVLNSHRGDRIKEFRLDARRCGGEFESWFEFAVSKKAEIIHISVCPRELYHRLPNANGLECLKELYLSNIHMTDQDFGYLVSTCVALERFTLYYVGWRNVSIVGLPKLKHLNLSHLWRTKTVVIRDLISLVSLRCCEWTGKWWLGECSEQLSNLPKLTKLELRNHSYPLGHIEFLAGMPSCMRDQLQLLFLSCRTLTKLNHDLSFQLANLKHLEIMFCMRTDCERGDWRHVIRLVKACRSLQKLVIKFGEVNGETVDHTLHYNPQKCLEISGYLGYYAEHGLILDLINNINITSLQKVNFVAPREAALGRARFDFEHIKSVDFLVIS, from the exons ATGACGGAAAGGGAG CAGAGGGATAGGATCAGCCAATTGCCGAATGATATTCTGATGTCTATAATCTCTCGATTGAGCCTCCGCGACGCCACTGCGACTTGCATACTTTCAACTTCTTGGCGACATCTCCCTAGCCACCTCACCCGTCTCAATTTCCCGCCATATAACTCCTTTAGAGGATCATTGAAAAAATACACTAGGATGATCGACCAAGTCTTGAATTCTCATAGAGGCGATCGCATAAAAGAGTTCCGATTGGACGCGCGCAGATGTGGTGGCGAGTTTGAGagttggttcgagtttgctgtATCGAAGAAAGCtgaaataattcatatatctGTCTGTCCCAGGGAACTGTATCATAGGCTTCCAAACGCGAATGGTCTTGAATGCCTTAAAGAATTGTATTTATCTAACATTCATATGACCGATCAAGACTTTGGCTATTTGGTCTCCACTTGCGTTGCTCTTGAACGTTTCACACTTTACTATGTTGGTTGGAGAAATGTCTCAATTGTTGGCCTTCCGAAATTGAAGCATTTAAACTTGTCTCATCTTTGGAGAACTAAGACTGTTGTGATTCGCGACTTGATCAGCCTTGTTTCTTTGAGGTGTTGTGAATGGACGGGTAAATGGTGGTTAGGAGAATGTAGCGAGCAACTTAGTAATCTTCCGAAGCTTACCAAACTCGAACTTAGAAATCATAGTTATCCGTTGGGGCATATTGAGTTCCTTGCCGGAATGCCATCTTGCATGCGCGACCAACTCCAATTACTGTTCCTCTCATGTAGGACCCTCACTAAG ttgaaTCATGATTTGTCGTTTCAACTTGCAAATCTGAAACATCTAGAGATCATGTTCTGTATGAGGACCGATTGTGAGAGGGGCGATTGGCGACATGTCATTCGTTTAGTTAAAGCGTGTCGTTCGTTACAAAAACTTGTTATAAAG tTTGGGGAAGTCAATGGCGAAACAGTGGATCATACTCTACATTACAATCCTCAAAAGTGTTTGGAAATTTCTGGATATTTGGGTTATTACGCAGAACATGGATTAATTTTGGACCTCatcaataatattaatattacatCTCTTCAAAAAGTGAACTTTGTGGCTCCTCGTGAAGCGGCATTAGGTCGTGCACGCTTTGATTTTGAACATATTAAATCAGTTGATTTCTTAGTTATATCTTAA
- the LOC125193304 gene encoding proline--tRNA ligase, cytoplasmic-like, which produces MGAESGLGLGLSHSKDANFEQWYTEVVVKGEMIEFYDITGCYILRPWAMSIWEIMQESSFFDVEIRKMNVKNCYFPLLLTQKEKNNLEVVSVARSGDSVLEQPIAIRTTSETIIYPYFSKLVRTHRDLPLRLNQWCNVVRWESSPMPFIRSREFLWQEGHTAFATKEEAYAEVLDILELYRRIYEEFLAVPVIKGKKSEHQKFAGGLYTATAEAFVPNSGRSVQGATSHCLGQNFAKMFTICFDDGKGEKALVWQNSWAYTTRTIGVMTMVHGDDKGLVLPPKVASLQVIVVPVPDKDADDTRLIFDACASTVKSLNEAGIRAEADCNDSNSAEWKCSHWEMKGVPLRIEIGPKDLANNTARAVRRDNSSTSDIPMADLVEQVKAMLDNIQQNLFDAAKRKRDACIQIVNTWEEFAEALSQKKMILAPWCDKEEVEEDVMTRTKGEMGAAKSLCSPFEQPALPEGTLCFASGEPATKWTYWGRSY; this is translated from the exons ATGGGCGCCG AATCTGGATTAGGGCTAGGGCTCTCTCATAGCAAAGATGCCAACTTCGAACAATGGTACACTGAG GTTGTGGTTAAAGGGGAGATGATTGAATTCTATGACATAACAGGCTGTTACATTCTGCGGCCATGGGCAATGTCCATTTGGGAGATTATGCAAGAAAgt AGCTTCTTCGATGTCGAAATCAGAAAAATGAATGTTAAGAACTGCTACTTCCCTCTCCTTTTAACACAGAAGGAGAAGAACAATTTAGAG GTTGTAAGTGTTGCTCGGTCGGGAGATTCTGTCCTAGAACAACCCATTGCTATTCGTACAACTAGTGAAACGATCATTTACCCGTATTTCTCCAAGCTCGTTAGGACGCACCGTGATTTACCTCTCAGGCTTAACCAGTGGTGTAACGTCGTTAGATGGGAATCAAGTCCTATGCCATTTATAAg GAGTCGTGAATTTCTTTGGCAAGAAGGACATACTGCATTCGCAACAAAGGAGGAAGCTTATGCAGAG GTGCTAGACATTTTGGAACTGTATCGACGCATCTACGAAGAGTTCTTGGCTGTTCCGGTTATCAAGGGCAAGAAAAGCGAGCACCAGAAGTTTGCTGGTGGACTTTATACGGCTACTGCCGAG GCTTTTGTCCCAAATTCCGGTCGAAGTGTACAAGGAGCAACTTCACATTGCTTGGGCcaaaattttgcaaaaatgtttacaatttgttttgatgatgGGAAAGGAGAAAa GGCATTAGTCTGGCAGAATTCGTGGGCTTACACTACGAGAACG ATAGGGGTGATGACAATGGTTCATGGTGATGATAAAGGCTTGGTGCTGCCTCCTAAAGTAGCATCCCTCCAAGTAATCGTAGTCCCGGTGCCAGACAAGGATGCAGACGACACTCGGTTGATATTTGATGCGTGTGCATCCACTGTAAAGTCCTTGAACGAAGCAGGAATTCGTGCTGAGGCTGATTGCAACGATAGTAATTCGGCCGAATGGAAATGCTCTCATTGGGAAATGAAAGGTGTTCCCCTAAGAATTGAAATAGGACCAAAGGACTTAGCAAACAATACAGCCCGTGCTGTCCGACGAGATAATTCATCTACAAGTGACATTCCCATGGCTGACTTGGTCGAGCAAGTTAAAGCGATGCTCGATAACATCCAACAAAATCTCTTCGATGCTGCCAAGCGAAAACGAGATGCTTGCATCCAAATTGTGAACACCTGGGAAGAGTTTGCAGAAGCACTTTCCCAGAAGAAGATGATTCTGGCCCCATGGTGCGATAAGGAG GAGGTGGAGGAGGACGTTATGACACGCACGAAGGGAGAAATGGGTGCAGCCAAGTCTCTATGTTCTCCATTCGAACAGCCTGCACTCCCCGAAG GTACGTTGTGCTTCGCATCCGGTGAGCCTGCTACAAAGTGGACCTACTGGGGAAGAAGTTACTGA
- the LOC125196382 gene encoding peroxiredoxin-2 has translation MAPIAVGDVIPDGTLAYFDDQDQLQSVSVHTLAAGKKVVLFAVPGAFTPTCSMKHVPGFIEKADELKSKGVEEILCVSVNDPFVMKAWAKTYPDNKHVKFLADGSGTYTKALGVELDLSEKGLGIRSKRFALLVEDLKVKAANIESGGEFTISSADDILKAL, from the exons ATGGCGCCGATCGCAGTAGGTGACGTTATCCCCGATGGTACCCTTGCCTACTTCGACGATCAGGATCAGCTCCAGAGCGTCTCCGTCCACACGCTCGCCGCCGGCAAGAAGGTCGTCCTTTTCGCCGTTCCCGGCGCCTTCACTCCCACCTGCAG cATGAAGCACGTGCCGGGGTTCATTGAGAAGGCGGATGAATTGAAATCCAAGGGCGTCGAAGAAATCCTTTGCGTCAGTG TGAATGATCCATTTGTGATGAAGGCTTGGGCCAAGACTTACCCTGACAACAAGCATGTCAAGTTCTTGGCCGATGGCTCGGGAACTTACACTAAGGCCCTCGGCGTCGAGCTCGACCTCAGTGAAAAGGGGCTCGGCATTCGGTCCAAGAGGTTCGCTCTTTTGGTCGAGGATCTTAAGGTTAAGGCTGCCAATATTGAGTCAGGAGGTGAGTTCACCATCTCTAGCGCGGATGATATCCTCAAGGCTCTTTAA
- the LOC125193305 gene encoding protein NRT1/ PTR FAMILY 1.2-like, which produces MENSEVAEKGERRKGGLITMPFIIANEAFEKIAAYGLMPNMILYLVGSYHFSVAGGTNALFIWNATSNFMPVVGAFLSDSYFGRFLVISVATVIVLLGLIVLWLTAIIHSARPPPCDPRLGNCAKPDAGQYAFLFAAFALLSIGAGGVRPCSLAFGADQYDDPGNPNNQKVLLTFFNWYYASVGVSLMVALTVVVYIQNEFGWVIGFGVPVGLMLFACVMFFLGSRLYVKVRPDNSLLTGLAQVVAAAWRKRRHRGEGEWKYYHLKGSKLVEPSQRLSFFNKACIIINSEKEVNPDGSPSDPWRLCTVMQVEVLKSLIDLVPVWSAGIMIAVLINQHSFPVIQALTLDRTLAGNFQIPAGSFGIFSVIALTLWVVLYDRAIVPRLSKYTKNPRGIGVRARIGLGLFISCLATVRSHKINNSEILYMNFTNIASILYVYFLCMTCIDDSEIGRSLQVDMTAMWLVPQHALTGLSEALNAIGQIELYYSQFPKSMGSIAVALFALGLAVGNLAGSVIVSVVDSVSRRGGRESWVADNVNKGHYDYYYWVLTILSVVNLMYFILLSRFYKCFEKEKI; this is translated from the exons ATGGAGAATTCAGAGGTAGCTGAGAAGGGTGAAAGGCGAAAGGGAGGCCTCATCACCATGCCTTTTATCATAg CAAATGAAGCATTTGAGAAGATTGCAGCATATGGTCTCATGCCAAACATGATTCTATATTTGGTTGGATCCTATCATTTCAGCGTGGCCGGAGGAACGAACGCTTTGTTCATATGGAACGCGACCTCCAACTTCATGCCGGTGGTCGGGGCTTTTCTCTCCGACTCCTATTTCGGAAGATTCCTCGTGATTTCCGTTGCGACGGTCATTGTTCTCTTG GGTCTAATAGTATTATGGCTAACCGCCATAATCCACTCGGCCCGGCCTCCGCCATGCGACCCCCGCCTCGGGAACTGTGCGAAGCCGGACGCGGGCCAATACGCCTTCCTCTTCGCGGCCTTCGCCCTCCTGTCCATCGGGGCGGGCGGCGTGAGGCCGTGCTCGTTGGCTTTCGGGGCCGACCAGTACGACGACCCCGGAAACCCCAACAACCAGAAGGTCCTCCTGACCTTCTTCAACTGGTACTACGCCTCGGTCGGGGTGTCCCTCATGGTGGCCCTCACCGTCGTCGTCTACATCCAGAACGAGTTCGGGTGGGTCATCGGGTTCGGGGTCCCGGTCGGCCTCATGCTCTTCGCCTGCGTCATGTTTTTTCTCGGCTCGAGGCTCTACGTCAAGGTCAGGCCCGACAACAGCCTGTTGACGGGCCTGGCCCAAGTGGTGGCGGCCGCGTGGAGGAAGCGCCGCCACCGTGGCGAGGGAGAGTGGAAGTATTACCACTTGAAGGGGTCTAAGCTTGTTGAGCCGTCGCAAAGGCTCAG TTTCTTTAACAAAGCCTGCATCATAATCAACTCTGAGAAAGAGGTGAATCCAGACGGCTCGCCGTCGGATCCATGGCGGCTCTGCACCGTGATGCAGGTGGAGGTGCTGAAATCACTCATCGACTTGGTCCCGGTCTGGTCGGCCGGGATCATGATCGCGGTGCTCATAAACCAGCACTCGTTCCCGGTGATCCAAGCCCTCACGCTCGACCGAACCCTAGCCGGAAACTTCCAGATTCCCGCGGGCTCGTTCGGCATCTTCTCTGTCATTGCCCTCACGTTGTGGGTCGTGCTCTACGACCGGGCCATCGTCCCCCGTCTCTCCAAATACACGAAGAACCCTCGTGGCATTGGCGTCAGGGCCCGCATCGGGCTCGGCCTCTTCATCTCGTGCCTCGCCACCG ttcgttcgcataaaataaataatagtgaaATTCTCTATatgaattttacaaatatagcctcaattttatatgtgtattttttatgcatgacGTGTATTGATGATAGTGAAATTGGTCGATCTCTGCAGGTGGACATGACCGCAATGTGGCTAGTGCCGCAACACGCACTGACCGGATTGTCGGAGGCCCTTAACGCCATAGGGCAAATCGAGCTCTACTACTCGCAGTTCCCAAAGAGCATGGGGAGCATTGCGGTGGCACTCTTCGCACTAGGACTGGCCGTGGGGAACCTAGCCGGGAGCGTGATAGTGAGCGTGGTGGATTCCGTTTCTCGACGAGGCGGGCGTGAAAGCTGGGTTGCGGATAACGTCAACAAGGGGCACTATGACTATTACTATTGGGTCCTCACGATCTTAAGCGTCGTGAATTTGATGTATTTCATCCTTCTAAGCCGATTCTACAAGTGCTTcgagaaagagaaaatttaa
- the LOC125193308 gene encoding uncharacterized CRM domain-containing protein At3g25440, chloroplastic-like: MSRASISLTVFTSTAMRLINTRDSMFASKCLLRSSFRSPFLLRFIHHSFRLNSVNALSVDRSCAIGPWNHGGLIREYARVRSNESIEMKTDEDVIRFKIAKRKEAWLIEKLRKYDLPKAAPETYDPEILTAEERFYLKRTGEKKKHYVPVGRRGVFGGVVLNMHLHWKNHETVKVICKPCRPGQVHQYAEELARLSKGIVIDIKPNDVIIFYRGKNYVQPDVMSPPDTLSKAKV; this comes from the exons ATGTCAAGAGCTTCCATCTCACTCACCGTCTTTACCAGCACCGCTATGCGACTAATTAACACAAG GGACTCTATGTTTGCTTCCAAATGCTTATTGAGAAGCAGTTTTAGATCTCCGTTTCTGCTGCGTTTTATCCATCATTCGTTTAGATTGAACTCCGTGAATGCTTTATCTGTTGATAGATCATGTGCAATTGGACCTTGGAATCATGGGGGTTTAATTAGGGAATATGCTAGAGTTAGGAGTAATGAATCCATTGAGATGAAGACGGATGAAGATGTTATCCGGTTTAAAATTG caaaaagaaaagaagcatGGTTGATAGAGAAACTGAGGAAATACGATCTCCCTAAAGCAGCACCCGAAACCTATGATCCTGAAATATTGACTGCAGAAGAGAGGTTTTACCTAAAGCGCACTGGCGAGAAGAAGAAACATTATGTTCCCGTGGGGAGACGAGGAGTGTTTGGTGGTGTTGTTCTTAATATGCATTTACATTGGAAGAACCATGAGACTGTAAAAGTCATCTGCAAACCCTGTAGGCCCGGGCAGGTGCATCAATATGCCGAGGAGCTTGCTAGGTTGAGCAAAGGCATTGTTATCGACATCAAGCCAAATGatgttattatattttacCGGGGGAAGAACTATGTTCAACCAGATGTCATGTCACCTCCAGATACTCTTTCTAAAGCTAAGGTATGA
- the LOC125196260 gene encoding transcription factor bHLH68-like: protein MNEGILPLHQMAAAAASSHGLQIHTAPPLPPWPPSQEFPQSWSQLVLGFGGEEDKALGIDPAAYLESTVAKSTGMCTDGLGFSNKSSEILMKGATKKSKMNPTTSAQSGIKVRKEKLGDRITALHQLVSPFGKTDTASVLLEAIGYIRFLQRQIEALSIPYLATGSVNTNQSQTVKRESGSCLFPEDPGQLLNESQRKRKAVSEEECEEEVKKDLKSRGLCLVPLSCTVDFGGENGADYWAPSFAGNF from the exons ATGAATGAAGGGATTCTTCCTCTGCATCAAatggccgccgccgccgcctcctcccaCGGCTTGCAAATCCACACTGCGCCGCCCCTCCCGCCGTGGCCTCCCTCTCAGGAATTTCCACAGTCATGGAGCCAACTAGTCtt AGGGTTTGGTGGAGAAGAGGATAAGGCACTTGGGATTGACCCGGCGGCGTATCTTGAATCCACGGTGGCGAAGTCTACGGGCATGTGCACCGACGGGCTCGGTTTCTCTAACAAATCATCCGAG attttgatgaaggGTGCTACCAAGAAGTCGAAGATGAATCCAACAACTTCAGCTCAGTCTGGCATCAAG gtGAGGAAAGAAAAACTGGGGGACAGGATTACAGCTCTTCACCAACTAGTGTCCCCATTCGGCAAG ACTGACACAGCTTCTGTGTTGCTGGAAGCAATTGGATACATTAGATTCCTTCAACGTCAAATTGAG GCTTTAAGCATTCCGTACTTAGCCACTGGATCAGTGAACACCAACCAGTCACAAACT GTTAAAAGGGAGAGTGGGAGTTGTCTTTTCCCTGAGGACCCTGGCCAG CTTCTGAATGAGAGCCAGAGGAAAAGGAAAGCTGTTTCTGAAGag GAATGTGAAGAAGAGGTGAAGAAGGATTTGAAGAGTAGAGGGCTGTGCTTGGTTCCATTATCATGCACAGTTGATTTTGGGGGTGAGAATGGAGCTGATTATTGGGCTCCATCATTTGCTGggaatttttaa
- the LOC125193250 gene encoding polyprotein of EF-Ts, chloroplastic — translation MSVFTGDNSLVHCKMASLTPSSTNISLTQAVAFTRKKSNILSRRSILRNVNKHTLPLSTSIRLFPQFHIGCVLRPKQRTLAVYASGTDVAVEEADVSSETSGESSAVPETSPVKSQRSRPARKSDMPPVKNEELIAGATFTGKVRSIQPFGAFVDFGAFTDGLIHVSQLSDSYVKDVASVVSVGQEVTVRLVEANLETGRISLSMRADDSSRAQQQRESPGGGDKSRPPRRTGQNSDQRREDPKKFSKFVKDQDLEGTVKNLTRSGAFISLPEDEEGFLPQSEENDGGFGTIMGVTSLEIGQEVSVRVLRISRGKVTLTMKKDEDVKEVDSKLQGKMHTATNPFVLAFRSNEAITSFLDERESEKQQVEEAEEIAKGTDDVTDKETPNTADDIKAEVEEKSEETDSSSATGDNEVTAAIDPEETEEIAKDTDAVADEETPNTADDIKAEVEEKSEEIDSSSATEDNEVTAAIDPEEIAKDADDGSSHTEDQVTDELSQTETKEDNDGEVSGEESVVSSQIVEEAKESMVDDETIKDELADSEQQLSGELTNQTTPDVNDEETPNAADDIKAEVEEKSEETDSSSVTQDNEVTAAIDPVGSDSSSAETESGDLEAKPAESPITISDNLGADIAVNGVENQASGDSQPNGDASSSSEQSSNDSPKEAVVKATISPALVKQLREETGAGMMDCKRALSEAGGDIEKAYEYLRKKGLASADKKSSRATAEGRIGSYIHDSRIGVLIEVNCETDFVARGDIFKELVEDLAMQVAACPQVQYLSPEDVSQEFVDKEKEIEMQKEDLLSKPEQIRSKIVEGRIKKRLDELALLEQPFIKDDKVAVKDWVKQTIATIGENIKVKRFIRYNLGEGLEKKSQDFAAEVAAQTAAKPVSTSAKPEPAAAETKETVQEPPKTAVSAALVKQLREETGAGMMDCKKALSETGGDLEKAHEYLRKKGLAAADKKSSRIAAEGRIGSYIHDSRIGVLIEVNCETDFVGRSENFKELVEDLAMQVAACPQVQYVSVEDVPESIVAKEKELEMQREDLQSKPESIREKIVDGRIAKRLGELALLEQAYIKNDTILVKDLVKQTVATLGENIKVRRFARFTLGEMRDAVVEEQA, via the exons ATGAGTGTTTTTACTGGTGATAACTCCCTCGTGCACTGCAAAATGGCTTCTTTAACCCCGAGCTCCACAAACATTTCACTCACTCAAGCTGTTGCCTTCACAAGAAAGAAGAGCAACATCTTGTCCAGACGTAGCATCTTGCGGAATGTCAACAAACACACGTTGCCTCTCTCAACGTCGATCAGATTGTTTCCCCAGTTTCATATTGGGTGTGTACTAAGGCCCAAGCAGAGGACTCTTGCAGTATATGCTTCTGGTACAGATGTTGCTGTGGAGGAAGCAGATGTGTCTTCAGAAACCAGTGGGGAGTCATCTGCTGTACCTGAAACAAGTCCTGTTAAGTCTCAACGTTCGAGGCCTGCTAGAAAGAGTGACATGCCGCCTGTGAAGAATGAGGAACTTATTGCAGGAGCAACTTTTACTGGAAAAGTTAGATCAATCCAGCCATTTGGTGCTTTCGTTGATTTTGGCGCTTTTACTGATGGGCTCATTCATGTCTCTCAATTAAGTGATAGCTATGTGAAGGATGTTGCTAGCGTAGTTTCTGTTGGGCAAGAGGTGACAGTGAGATTAGTAGAGGCGAACTTGGAAACAGGCCGAATATCCTTGAGCATGCGTGCAGATGACTCCAGCAGGGCTCAACAGCAAAGAGAATCTCCAGGTGGCGGCGATAAATCCAGACCTCCCAGACGGACTGGCCAAAATTCCGATCAGAGAAGAGAAGATCCAAAGAAGTTCTCAAAGTTCGTCAAAGACCAAGATCTGGAGGGAACCGTCAAAAATCTAACTAGATCTGGTGCTTTTATATCTCTTCCTGAGGATGAGGAAGGATTTCTGCCGCAGTCTGAGGAAAATGACGGGGGGTTTGGGACCATTATGGGTGTCACTTCGTTGGAAATAGGGCAAGAAGTCAGTGTCCGGGTTTTGCGTATTTCTAGAGGGAAGGTAACATTAACTATGAAAAAAGATGAAGATGTTAAGGAGGTGGATTCTAAGCTCCAGGGTAAGATGCATACAGCGACTAACCCTTTTGTCCTAGCTTTCCGTAGCAATGAAGCCATAACTTCCTTTTTAGACGAAAGGGAAAGTGAGAAGCAACAAGTTGAGGAAGCAGAAGAAATTGCAAAGGGTACAGATGATGTTACTGACAAAGAAACACCAAACACAGCTGATGATATAAAAGCAGAAGTTGaagagaaaagtgaagaaaCAGACAGCTCCTCCGCCACAGGAGATAATGAAGTTACTGCAGCCATCGATCCTGAGGAAACTGAGGAAATTGCAAAGGATACAGATGCTGTTGCTGACGAAGAAACACCAAACACAGCTGATGATATAAAAGCAGAAGTCGaagagaaaagtgaagaaatagaCAGCTCCTCCGCCACAGAAGATAACGAAGTTACTGCAGCCATCGATCCTGAGGAAATTGCAAAGGATGCAGATGATGGAAGTTCACATACTGAAGACCAAGTAACGGACGAACTTTCTCAAACTGAAACTAAAGAGGACAACGATGGTGAGGTATCTGGAGAAGAATCTGTTGTTTCATCCCAGATTGTTGAAGAAGCTAAAGAGAGTATGGTTGATGATGAAACTATTAAAGATGAGTTAGCTGATTCGGAACAGCAACTATCCGGTGAGTTGACTAATCAGACTACACCTGATGTTAATGACGAAGAAACACCAAACGCAGCTGATGATATAAAAGCAGAAGTCGaagagaaaagtgaagaaaCAGACAGCTCTTCTGTCACACAAGATAATGAAGTTACTGCTGCCATCGATCCTGTGGGAAGTGACAGCTCAAGTGCAGAAACTGAGTCCGGGGATCTTGAAGCCAAACCTGCAG AAAGTCCTATCACCATCAGTGACAATCTTGGAGCCGATATAGCTGTGAATGGTGTAGAAAACCAAGCATCTGGTGATTCTCAGCCAAATGGAGATGCCTCGAGTTCAAGTGAACAAAGTAGTAATGATTCGCCTAAAGAAGCCGTAGTAAAAG CTACTATATCACCAGCTCTGGTGAAGCAGTTGCGGGAGGAAACAGGCGCAGGAATGATGGACTGTAAAAGAGCTCTTTCCGAGGCCGGAGGAGACATTGAAAAAGCCTACGAGTACCTCCGCAAGAAAGGTTTAGCTAGTGCTGATAAGAAATCCAGTAGAGCCACAGCTGAGGGAAGAATCGGTTCATACATCCACGATAGCAGGATCGGTGTCCTGATAGAGGTGAACTGTGAGACGGATTTTGTTGCTCGAGGCGACATTTTCAAAGAACTAGTTGAGGACTTGGCCATGCAAGTTGCTGCATGCCCTCAAGTACAGTATCTTAGCCCAGAAGATGTATCGCAAGAGTTTGTTGATAAGGAGAAAGAGATAGAAATGCAGAAGGAAGATCTGCTGTCGAAGCCAGAGCAGATTAGGTCGAAGATTGTCGAGGGGCGGATAAAGAAGAGGTTGGACGAGCTTGCGTTACTTGAGCAGCCGTTTATTAAGGATGACAAGGTAGCGGTGAAGGACTGGGTGAAGCAGACCATTGCTACGATAGGAGAGAATATTAAAGTCAAGAGGTTCATCCGCTACAACCTCGGAGAAGgtttagaaaagaaaagccAAGACTTTGCTGCAGAGGTTGCTGCCCAGACTGCAGCTAAACCAGTTTCAACTTCTGCAAAACCGGAGCCTGCTGCTGCTGAGACGAAAGAAACTGTACAGGA GCCTCCGAAGACTGCAGTTTCAGCTGCGTTGGTTAAACAATTACGCGAGGAAACTGGAGCTGGAATGATGGACTGCAAGAAAGCTCTCTCGGAAACGGGGGGAGACCTTGAGAAGGCACACGAGTACCTGAGGAAGAAGGGGCTTGCAGCAGCCGACAAAAAGTCAAGCCGGATTGCTGCTGAAGGCAGAATCGGATCCTACATTCACGACTCCCGCATTGGAGTTCTGATTGAAGTGAACTGCGAAACTGACTTTGTTGGCAGGagtgaaaatttcaaagaattgGTCGAAGATCTGGCGATGCAAGTTGCGGCCTGCCCGCAGGTGCAGTACGTGTCGGTTGAGGACGTCCCAGAAAGCATTGTGGCCAAGGAGAAGGAGCTGGAGATGCAGAGAGAAGACCTTCAGTCCAAACCCGAGAGCATACGAGAGAAGATTGTCGATGGAAGGATCGCGAAGAGGCTCGGAGAGCTGGCTCTTCTCGAGCAAGCCTACATTAAGAATGACACGATACTCGTGAAGGACCTGGTGAAGCAAACAGTTGCTACGCTCGGGGAGAACATCAAAGTCAGGCGGTTCGCCCGTTTCACTCTTGGGGAGATGCGTGATGCAGTAGTCGAAGAGCAAGCGTGA